Proteins encoded together in one Candidatus Neomarinimicrobiota bacterium window:
- a CDS encoding Rieske 2Fe-2S domain-containing protein, translating to MPEVDFKYACEASDVPENGALNVNLDGVEITIFHTPDRFIARSGVCKHNGFKLELCDITGDTVTCPLHGWKYKISTGKGIKPSWTVLETYPVVMRAEQLWVQPVAKKQDEDFDTSAFDW from the coding sequence ATGCCCGAAGTTGATTTTAAATATGCTTGTGAAGCATCCGATGTGCCAGAAAATGGTGCTCTGAATGTGAATCTGGATGGTGTGGAAATTACCATTTTCCATACACCTGATCGCTTTATTGCCCGCTCTGGTGTGTGTAAGCACAATGGATTTAAACTCGAGCTATGTGACATTACTGGCGACACGGTAACCTGTCCTTTGCATGGATGGAAATACAAGATATCAACCGGCAAGGGGATTAAGCCCAGCTGGACAGTTCTTGAAACCTATCCAGTCGTCATGCGGGCCGAGCAGCTCTGGGTGCAACCGGTAGCTAAGAAACAAGATGAAGATTTCGATACATCAGCTTTTGATTGGTAA
- a CDS encoding NUDIX hydrolase, with protein MNSKELREIKLSSETKFKGNLLHVVRDEVQLPNGKTSIREGIKHPGAVVIIPFLNATTLIMERQFRYYPNEIFYELPAGKTDPGEDFLTTGKRELLEETGYAAKTWTFISHLYPAIGYADEKMAVYAANDLTMEKTERDEDEFLEIIEMPLDQAMEMLRRGEITDAKTMVGLFWAEKLAKGAWTAYARS; from the coding sequence ATGAATTCCAAAGAACTTCGTGAAATAAAACTTTCCTCTGAGACCAAATTTAAGGGGAATCTCCTCCATGTGGTCCGTGATGAAGTCCAGCTCCCCAACGGCAAAACCAGCATCCGTGAAGGGATAAAACATCCTGGAGCTGTGGTTATCATTCCCTTTTTAAATGCCACTACGCTCATCATGGAACGCCAATTTAGATATTACCCAAACGAGATATTTTATGAACTACCAGCTGGAAAAACGGATCCAGGAGAGGATTTTCTAACCACAGGCAAACGTGAGCTCCTGGAAGAAACTGGCTATGCAGCAAAAACGTGGACATTTATAAGTCATCTCTATCCCGCCATTGGCTACGCCGATGAGAAAATGGCAGTTTATGCAGCCAACGATCTGACCATGGAGAAAACCGAAAGGGATGAGGATGAGTTTTTAGAAATCATTGAAATGCCTTTGGACCAGGCCATGGAAATGTTAAGGCGTGGTGAAATCACTGACGCCAAAACCATGGTAGGTTTGTTCTGGGCTGAAAAACTGGCTAAGGGAGCGTGGACAGCTTATGCCCGAAGTTGA
- a CDS encoding DUF4249 family protein — protein MRMIILMPPLIFILLMSACELPHQPGPMPTEIVKTEFEPGLNIMGVLRADDLPGTSFININRALTTEEIYSDSIENFSPRIDYAKVSSIGSGAEYQFVRGEDTSDWGNYFDTTLSVEAGVAYDLEISAPGFPTLTGHTMVPQKPQLIANSLLIRSDEVSFQIQHHASAYEYKLYLFFAESVLEKGVNPTNGVIIDIDWGFNSARGTPLYLGLTALDENLTRYGNSPISFIPNTYHPDGSTVDGGYGCFGSVAVTIIGL, from the coding sequence ATGAGAATGATAATCTTAATGCCGCCCCTGATATTTATACTCCTGATGAGTGCTTGTGAATTGCCCCATCAACCAGGACCCATGCCCACAGAAATTGTGAAAACTGAATTTGAACCTGGCCTGAATATTATGGGAGTTCTCCGGGCAGATGATCTACCCGGGACATCTTTCATCAATATCAATAGAGCACTTACTACAGAAGAAATTTATTCGGATTCCATAGAGAATTTTTCACCTCGAATCGACTACGCCAAAGTGAGTTCAATTGGTTCAGGTGCTGAGTACCAGTTCGTCAGAGGTGAAGACACCAGTGATTGGGGTAACTATTTCGATACCACCCTGAGTGTAGAAGCAGGTGTGGCCTATGATCTGGAAATCAGCGCGCCTGGTTTTCCCACACTCACAGGACACACCATGGTTCCTCAGAAACCTCAACTCATTGCGAATTCACTCCTTATTCGTTCTGATGAGGTTTCATTCCAGATTCAACACCACGCCAGCGCCTATGAGTATAAGCTGTATTTGTTCTTCGCTGAATCAGTCCTGGAAAAAGGTGTCAATCCTACCAACGGGGTGATCATTGATATCGACTGGGGTTTTAATTCTGCCAGGGGCACCCCGCTGTATCTCGGTCTCACAGCCCTGGATGAAAACTTGACCCGCTACGGCAACAGCCCCATTTCATTTATCCCCAACACCTATCATCCAGATGGCTCCACAGTTGATGGTGGCTATGGATGTTTTGGCTCGGTGGCTGTCACGATAATCGGACTTTGA